The following proteins come from a genomic window of Gammaproteobacteria bacterium:
- a CDS encoding amidohydrolase family protein gives MKIAILNARVIDPKNQVDENTNVYIQDGRIIARAANLDGFKPDHVIDAKNYIVCPGLVDLNANVTKGARWENTFTQNLRLALEAGITHFATNAFIKERSFSPQEIKYLNQLSGSKLAKPYFIGSLTQDQQGQRLSELSLLKDAGCIGFTPGTLNSSNTLVSRRCYDYAAMLDLKIFITPNDYYLSQQGFMHEGAVSARIGVAGIPVLAETIALAKELLLIEATEIKAHFGRISAAKSVELLIAANKKLPITSDVAIHQLYLTENEVRLENGLCHVQPPFRSTSDLNSLRKAIKEGHIEAITSDQINLSKQVKQVPFQDSEPGIASWPLLLPLALRLAREESISLLNVIEFITSAPAAILGIDAGHLTVDTSANITIFDPNQTWVLSEQELQRYGTNNPFAAGELQGKIKYTIVDGRIVYQASA, from the coding sequence ATGAAAATAGCGATTTTAAACGCGCGAGTTATTGACCCTAAGAATCAAGTAGATGAAAACACCAATGTTTATATTCAAGACGGGCGCATTATAGCCCGAGCAGCTAACTTGGACGGGTTTAAACCAGATCATGTTATTGATGCAAAAAATTATATTGTCTGCCCAGGATTGGTGGACTTAAATGCAAATGTCACCAAGGGCGCGCGGTGGGAAAACACTTTTACCCAGAATCTTAGGCTCGCCCTAGAAGCTGGAATCACTCATTTTGCAACTAATGCCTTCATTAAGGAGCGTAGTTTCTCGCCCCAAGAGATTAAATATTTAAACCAGTTATCGGGCAGTAAGCTAGCGAAGCCTTATTTTATTGGCAGTTTGACTCAGGATCAACAAGGTCAACGACTCAGTGAATTGAGTTTACTTAAGGACGCCGGCTGTATTGGTTTTACGCCCGGCACTCTCAATTCAAGCAATACATTAGTCAGTCGGCGTTGTTATGATTATGCTGCAATGCTCGATTTAAAGATCTTCATTACTCCCAATGACTATTATTTGAGTCAACAAGGGTTTATGCACGAGGGAGCGGTTAGTGCACGTATTGGTGTTGCTGGTATTCCTGTCCTTGCTGAAACAATTGCCTTAGCGAAGGAGTTGTTATTAATCGAAGCAACAGAAATCAAGGCGCACTTTGGTCGCATTTCCGCAGCGAAGTCCGTGGAATTACTTATTGCTGCGAATAAAAAACTGCCTATTACAAGTGATGTGGCTATTCATCAATTATATCTAACTGAAAATGAAGTGCGATTAGAGAATGGTCTTTGCCACGTACAACCTCCTTTCCGTAGCACATCAGATTTAAATAGTTTGCGCAAAGCAATCAAAGAGGGTCACATAGAAGCGATAACGTCAGACCAGATTAATTTGAGCAAGCAAGTTAAGCAGGTCCCTTTCCAAGATTCAGAACCAGGCATTGCATCTTGGCCATTACTATTACCGCTGGCCTTACGCTTAGCACGAGAAGAAAGTATCTCATTATTGAATGTGATAGAGTTCATCACTTCAGCTCCTGCGGCCATTTTAGGAATAGATGCAGGACATTTAACGGTGGATACTTCTGCCAATATTACGATTTTTGATCCTAACCAAACGTGGGTATTATCGGAGCAGGAATTACAAAGGTACGGTACAAATAATCCCTTTGCTGCAGGTGAATTGCAAGGAAAAATCAAATACACAATTGTGGATGGACGCATCGTTTATCAAGCGAGCGCATAA